One window of the Anaeromyxobacter dehalogenans 2CP-C genome contains the following:
- a CDS encoding beta-ketoacyl synthase N-terminal-like domain-containing protein, with product MSQGARIAVVGMGCRLAGAAGLDALWTRLAARRPAPFARVPAARFDPVAFGPEAGALLGGRAPRAALLDDVPLDWRALRVPPLQVERLHLAEKLALQTMAEALADAGMKPGAAPVERGQIRIAATTLGPDPRTDPMRRIRRNRLAIPIGDALAREAPDRRELALAILDRVVDLACPAIEPDSLFTSASIVAGRAANLFDFRGGHAAVDVGSASSLAALYESVEALRRGECDVAVVCAVSPLVTPSVLLSLAHRGELADDVPRPFDPAAAGTLPGEGAAALVLRREDDAAGARVYALVERLGGAAEPGARDPGALARCVERAACAAVEGIGAAEVDAVVSRAAGLASDAGEAAGLAAAYRARKAPVPTRSCVPTTGFLQGATGMVALVEAALALHRGAWPAAEVAGAPRRIGVSDGGPEPVAYHAVLAAPGAPRPAAAPPRPRRRRDEQGYAIVGVGLVVPGANDVDAYWRNVLDHADPVLDLPRSRFDVDALVGANAELAHAFRTRLAATVSPPPFRPERYGIDPEEAAALDGAVPISLLAAEQALADAGWEAARARGLRGQAVFGQLSLRAREAAVETRVAFGNTLALAEDAMREAGLDEACIAGVVARARAVFDARGEARWPQALAATSGYALTARVAAAFGLGGVPLTVDAACASSLAAVAAGCEALARGEVDVALAGGVAYNLVPEYYVALGLLGALSPRGGLPFHVDAEGFVPAEGAGAVALKRLADARADGDRVYAVVRGHGISSDGRGLSIYSPSTSGQQLALRRALAHARVRPETVDLLESHGPATRLGDRTEVATYAAVYGGLPRATPLVLSASKSQVGHTTSAAGLIALVRASLALHRRVLPPSNATRDLDAELHLEAIPAELATEARPWPATAGHPRRAAVSTFGMAGVNHHVILEEAAAPAAATGPAVIPPGDGLAADRLVPAAVTAALPARAARWSLAGRRALVVGPAGGPAGPVAAALRVRGAEALAATPDAVEAAVTSHGAPELLVDLTAFGEPARLDLMAEGGAIAGAARAAAEASYALVRRIYDALLASTPERPGAYVAVTSMGGTLGLGAPAGDPSGAFQHGLALALKQEVPGALVKALDFPPAVDAAALAGALVAELEDGNERVQVGFAGGRRTVVALRQAPLEAGAPARRDLGAGDVLLFSGGGRGVVFECACAIARLGAKVVVTGRTPLPDPALPHLAMDDRAFAEFRRREIVRRRGEPGLTPVRFAREMDALARDRELHRNLERARREGLPLAYAVCDVTDPASVRAVVADVRARHGAITVLGHGAMVERSASVPGKTAADVARVLDSKVAGLLHLLDATRDEPLRAVVAFGSGVARFGNRGQTDYAGANALMAALLPAWMARRGRPVHCVTIDWPAWREIGWAAGNPDIAAGLDAMGVTSISPEEGRYWFVSELRSGDAPETLLVSERMLHAWPFLGASADGARPVALLDDGGVPLVRSASPLVDAAEPRPGGGLVARTRLRADAPFLAQHRVDGRPILPGAFALELLAEAAALARPGERVAEVTGFRIEAPVALARAALDVRAVVEPGEGGVLGVRLVSSLPVAVPGGSERVHARAAVRLETGTPEARRHALPESDGLVRARSFYRLSRDPVELGPLFCRVRWLELLGGAARATVEPADLRAAVPGVRAPAFRVDPLLLDAAFQVAGSLEGYGEGWVCVPIAVERLRAGRALRAGERARVEARRTAEDAPRVFYDLVVAGEDGEELLEVTGLELRRIAAVEVAA from the coding sequence GTGAGCCAGGGCGCGCGGATCGCGGTGGTGGGGATGGGGTGCCGGCTCGCCGGCGCCGCCGGCCTGGACGCGCTCTGGACGCGGCTCGCGGCGCGGCGGCCGGCGCCGTTCGCGCGCGTGCCGGCGGCGCGCTTCGACCCGGTGGCGTTCGGCCCGGAGGCGGGCGCGCTGCTGGGCGGGCGGGCGCCGCGCGCGGCGCTGCTCGACGACGTGCCGCTCGACTGGCGCGCGCTGCGCGTCCCGCCGCTCCAGGTGGAGCGGCTGCACCTCGCCGAGAAGCTCGCGCTCCAGACCATGGCCGAGGCGCTCGCCGACGCCGGCATGAAGCCCGGCGCCGCCCCGGTGGAGCGGGGGCAGATCCGCATCGCCGCCACCACGCTCGGCCCGGATCCGCGGACCGATCCGATGCGGCGCATCCGCCGCAACCGCCTCGCCATCCCCATCGGCGACGCGCTGGCGCGCGAGGCCCCGGACCGCCGCGAGCTGGCGCTCGCCATCCTCGATCGCGTGGTGGACCTGGCCTGCCCGGCCATCGAGCCCGACTCGCTCTTCACCTCGGCGAGCATCGTGGCCGGCCGGGCCGCCAACCTGTTCGACTTCCGCGGCGGCCACGCGGCGGTGGACGTGGGCAGCGCGTCCTCGCTCGCCGCGCTGTACGAGTCGGTGGAGGCGCTCCGGCGCGGGGAGTGCGACGTCGCGGTGGTGTGCGCGGTGTCGCCGCTGGTGACGCCCTCGGTGCTGCTGTCGCTCGCGCACCGCGGCGAGCTGGCCGACGACGTCCCGCGGCCGTTCGACCCGGCGGCGGCGGGCACGCTGCCGGGGGAGGGCGCGGCCGCGCTGGTGCTCCGGCGCGAGGACGACGCCGCCGGCGCGCGGGTGTACGCGCTGGTGGAGCGGCTCGGCGGCGCCGCCGAGCCGGGCGCCCGCGACCCGGGCGCGCTGGCGCGCTGCGTGGAGCGGGCGGCCTGCGCCGCGGTGGAGGGCATCGGGGCGGCCGAGGTGGACGCGGTGGTGTCGCGCGCCGCCGGCCTCGCCAGCGACGCCGGCGAGGCGGCCGGGCTCGCCGCCGCGTACCGCGCGCGAAAGGCCCCCGTGCCCACCCGCTCGTGCGTGCCCACCACCGGCTTCCTCCAGGGCGCGACCGGGATGGTCGCGCTCGTCGAGGCCGCGCTCGCGCTGCACCGCGGCGCCTGGCCCGCGGCCGAGGTGGCCGGCGCGCCGCGCCGCATCGGCGTGAGCGACGGCGGCCCCGAGCCGGTCGCCTACCACGCGGTGCTGGCCGCGCCCGGCGCGCCCCGGCCCGCCGCGGCGCCCCCGCGCCCGCGCCGCCGGCGCGACGAGCAGGGCTACGCCATCGTGGGCGTGGGGCTGGTCGTGCCGGGCGCGAACGACGTGGACGCCTACTGGCGCAACGTGCTCGACCACGCCGACCCGGTGCTCGACCTGCCTCGCTCGCGCTTCGACGTGGACGCCCTGGTGGGCGCGAACGCCGAGCTGGCGCACGCGTTCCGCACCCGGCTCGCCGCCACCGTGTCGCCGCCGCCGTTCCGGCCCGAGCGCTACGGGATCGACCCCGAGGAGGCGGCGGCGCTGGACGGCGCGGTGCCCATCTCGCTGCTCGCGGCCGAGCAGGCGCTCGCCGACGCGGGCTGGGAGGCCGCCCGCGCGCGCGGCCTGCGCGGCCAGGCGGTGTTCGGGCAGCTCTCGCTCCGCGCCCGCGAGGCGGCGGTCGAGACCCGCGTCGCGTTCGGGAACACGCTCGCGCTCGCCGAGGACGCCATGCGCGAGGCGGGGCTCGACGAGGCCTGCATCGCCGGCGTGGTCGCCCGCGCCCGCGCCGTCTTCGACGCGCGCGGCGAGGCCCGCTGGCCCCAGGCGCTCGCGGCGACCTCCGGCTACGCGCTCACCGCGCGCGTGGCCGCCGCGTTCGGGCTGGGCGGCGTCCCGCTCACGGTGGACGCGGCCTGCGCGTCGTCGCTGGCGGCGGTGGCGGCCGGCTGCGAGGCGCTGGCGCGCGGGGAGGTGGACGTCGCGCTGGCCGGCGGCGTGGCCTACAACCTGGTCCCCGAGTACTACGTGGCGCTCGGCCTGCTCGGCGCGCTCTCGCCGCGCGGCGGCCTGCCGTTCCACGTGGACGCCGAGGGCTTCGTGCCGGCGGAGGGCGCCGGCGCCGTGGCGCTGAAGCGCCTCGCCGACGCCCGGGCCGACGGCGACCGCGTCTACGCGGTGGTCCGCGGCCACGGGATCTCGAGCGACGGCCGCGGGCTCTCCATCTACTCGCCCAGCACCAGCGGCCAGCAGCTCGCGCTGCGCCGCGCGCTCGCGCATGCGCGCGTGCGGCCCGAGACGGTGGACCTGCTCGAGTCGCACGGCCCCGCCACCCGGCTCGGCGACCGCACCGAGGTCGCCACCTACGCGGCGGTGTACGGCGGCCTGCCGCGCGCGACCCCGCTCGTGCTCTCCGCCTCGAAGTCGCAGGTGGGCCACACCACCAGCGCGGCCGGGCTCATCGCGCTGGTGCGCGCCTCCCTGGCGCTGCACCGCCGCGTGCTCCCGCCGTCCAACGCGACCCGCGACCTCGACGCCGAGCTGCACCTCGAGGCCATCCCGGCGGAGCTCGCGACCGAGGCGCGCCCCTGGCCCGCCACCGCCGGCCACCCGCGCCGCGCCGCGGTGAGCACGTTCGGCATGGCCGGCGTGAACCACCACGTGATCCTGGAGGAGGCGGCCGCGCCCGCGGCGGCCACCGGTCCCGCGGTGATCCCGCCCGGCGACGGCCTCGCCGCCGACCGCCTGGTGCCGGCGGCGGTGACCGCGGCGCTGCCGGCGCGAGCCGCGCGCTGGTCGCTCGCCGGTCGGCGGGCGCTCGTGGTCGGCCCGGCCGGCGGCCCGGCGGGGCCGGTCGCGGCGGCGCTGCGGGTCCGCGGCGCCGAGGCGCTGGCGGCCACGCCCGACGCGGTGGAGGCCGCGGTGACGTCGCACGGCGCGCCCGAGCTGCTCGTGGATCTCACCGCGTTCGGCGAGCCCGCGCGGCTCGACCTGATGGCGGAGGGCGGCGCGATCGCCGGCGCGGCCCGCGCGGCCGCCGAGGCCTCCTACGCGCTCGTTCGCCGGATCTACGACGCGCTCCTCGCCTCCACCCCGGAGCGGCCCGGCGCGTACGTGGCCGTCACGTCCATGGGCGGCACGCTCGGCCTCGGCGCGCCCGCCGGGGATCCCTCCGGCGCGTTCCAGCACGGCCTCGCGCTGGCGCTGAAGCAGGAGGTGCCCGGGGCGCTCGTGAAGGCGCTCGACTTCCCGCCCGCGGTGGACGCCGCCGCCCTGGCGGGCGCGCTCGTCGCCGAGCTGGAGGACGGCAACGAGCGCGTGCAGGTGGGCTTCGCCGGCGGCCGCCGGACGGTGGTGGCGCTGCGCCAGGCGCCGCTCGAGGCCGGCGCGCCGGCGCGGCGCGACCTCGGCGCGGGGGACGTGCTGCTGTTCTCGGGCGGCGGGCGCGGCGTGGTGTTCGAGTGCGCCTGCGCGATCGCGCGGCTCGGGGCGAAGGTGGTGGTCACGGGCCGCACGCCGCTGCCCGACCCCGCGCTCCCGCACCTCGCCATGGACGACCGCGCGTTCGCCGAGTTCCGGCGCCGCGAGATCGTCCGCCGCCGCGGCGAGCCCGGGCTGACGCCCGTCCGCTTCGCGCGCGAGATGGACGCGCTGGCGCGGGACCGCGAGCTGCACCGCAACCTGGAGCGGGCGCGGCGCGAGGGGCTCCCGCTCGCGTACGCGGTCTGCGACGTGACCGATCCGGCCTCGGTGCGGGCGGTGGTCGCGGACGTGCGCGCGCGGCACGGCGCCATCACGGTGCTGGGCCACGGGGCCATGGTGGAGCGGTCCGCCAGCGTGCCCGGCAAGACCGCCGCGGACGTGGCGCGGGTGCTCGACTCCAAGGTGGCCGGGCTGCTGCACCTGCTCGACGCGACGCGCGACGAGCCGCTGCGGGCGGTGGTGGCGTTCGGCTCGGGCGTGGCGCGCTTCGGCAACCGCGGGCAGACCGACTACGCCGGCGCGAACGCGCTGATGGCCGCGCTGCTGCCGGCGTGGATGGCGCGGCGCGGCCGGCCGGTCCACTGCGTCACCATCGACTGGCCGGCCTGGCGCGAGATCGGCTGGGCCGCCGGCAACCCGGACATCGCCGCCGGGCTCGACGCCATGGGCGTCACCTCCATCTCGCCGGAGGAGGGGCGCTACTGGTTCGTGTCCGAGCTGCGCTCGGGCGACGCGCCGGAGACGCTGCTCGTCTCCGAGCGCATGCTGCACGCCTGGCCGTTCCTGGGCGCCTCCGCCGACGGCGCGCGCCCGGTGGCGCTGCTCGACGACGGCGGCGTCCCGCTGGTCCGCAGCGCCTCGCCGCTGGTGGACGCGGCCGAGCCACGGCCGGGCGGCGGGCTGGTGGCGCGGACGCGGCTCCGGGCCGACGCGCCGTTCCTGGCGCAGCACCGGGTGGACGGCCGGCCCATCCTGCCCGGCGCGTTCGCGCTGGAGCTGCTCGCGGAGGCCGCGGCGCTGGCGCGGCCCGGCGAGCGCGTGGCCGAGGTGACCGGCTTCCGCATCGAGGCGCCGGTGGCGCTCGCCCGCGCCGCGCTCGACGTGCGCGCGGTGGTCGAGCCCGGGGAGGGCGGCGTCCTCGGGGTGCGGCTCGTCTCGAGCCTGCCCGTCGCGGTGCCCGGCGGGAGCGAGCGCGTCCACGCGCGCGCGGCGGTGCGCCTCGAGACGGGGACGCCGGAGGCGCGGCGGCACGCGCTGCCCGAGAGCGACGGGCTGGTGCGGGCGCGCTCGTTCTACCGGCTCTCGCGCGATCCGGTGGAGCTCGGGCCGCTGTTCTGCCGCGTGCGCTGGCTGGAGCTGCTGGGCGGCGCGGCGCGGGCAACGGTGGAGCCGGCCGACCTGCGCGCCGCCGTGCCGGGCGTGCGGGCGCCCGCGTTCCGCGTGGACCCGCTGCTGCTCGACGCCGCGTTCCAGGTGGCCGGCAGCCTGGAGGGCTACGGCGAGGGCTGGGTGTGCGTGCCCATCGCCGTCGAGCGGCTGCGCGCCGGGCGCGCGCTCCGCGCCGGCGAGCGGGCCCGCGTCGAGGCGCGCCGGACCGCGGAGGACGCGCCGCGCGTGTTCTACGACCTCGTGGTGGCGGGCGAGGACGGCGAGGAGCTGCTCGAGGTGACCGGGCTGGAGCTCCGGCGCATCGCCGCGGTCGAGGTCGCCGCATGA